The following proteins are encoded in a genomic region of Paenibacillus sp. FSL H3-0469:
- a CDS encoding HAD family hydrolase, which yields MNQSSRKIIFIDIDGTLLMENGMVPESAVQACQQARKNGHLLYLCTGRSKAEIYDYIWEIGFDGLIGAAGGYVESRGEMLYHKKVTPEDAKHLIDYFNANGVDFILESNTALHGSRHLQPHLERRIYGDLLNDPEAQERRRQSPHPYIATLTYGDEELYLDDVNKVCFLESSLPFNQIQEELQDRFTAIQCSIPIFGENSGELMMPGVHKAAAIADVLQHLSIPLENSMAIGDGLNDLEMLEYVQVGIAMGNAREPLKAIADDITDSIEDDGLYNAFLKHGLI from the coding sequence ATGAATCAGAGCAGCAGAAAGATTATTTTCATCGATATTGACGGAACGCTTCTCATGGAGAATGGAATGGTCCCGGAATCGGCAGTGCAGGCATGCCAGCAGGCTCGGAAGAATGGGCATTTGCTGTACCTGTGCACCGGACGCTCTAAGGCGGAAATCTATGATTATATCTGGGAGATCGGGTTCGACGGGTTGATTGGAGCGGCCGGCGGATATGTGGAGAGCCGTGGCGAAATGCTTTATCATAAAAAAGTGACCCCGGAGGATGCGAAACATTTGATCGATTATTTTAACGCGAACGGGGTCGATTTCATTCTGGAATCCAATACGGCGCTTCACGGCAGCCGCCATTTACAGCCCCACCTGGAACGCAGAATCTATGGCGACTTGCTGAATGATCCCGAAGCCCAGGAGAGAAGACGGCAATCGCCCCATCCTTATATCGCAACACTCACTTACGGGGACGAGGAGTTATATCTGGATGATGTCAACAAGGTATGCTTCTTGGAGAGCAGCCTGCCCTTTAATCAGATTCAGGAGGAGTTACAGGACCGGTTCACGGCGATTCAGTGCTCCATCCCGATCTTTGGCGAGAACAGCGGGGAGCTGATGATGCCAGGTGTTCATAAAGCTGCGGCTATTGCCGATGTCCTGCAGCATTTGAGTATCCCGCTTGAGAACAGTATGGCGATTGGTGACGGGCTTAACGATCTGGAGATGCTGGAATATGTCCAGGTGGGAATTGCCATGGGCAATGCCCGCGAGCCGCTCAAAGCCATTGCTGATGATATCACCGACTCGATCGAAGATGATGGCCTGTATAACGCCTTCCTGAAGCACGGACTGATCTGA
- a CDS encoding Lsa family ABC-F type ribosomal protection protein: MSLINVSNLTFAYQGTYDNIFENVSFQLDTDWRLGFTGRNGRGKTTFLNLLLGKYEYSGTISAKVGFEYFPYAVADPTALTVDVMQEIDPELANWKFMRELSLLKVSEDALYRPFESLSNGEQTKVLLAALFARENQFLLIDEPTNHLDVKGRKLVSDYLRTKSGYILVSHDRAFLDNCVDHILSINKTNIEIQKGNFSSWWENKSRQDQFELAQDEKLRKDIKRLSDSAKRTSGWSHEVEKTKNGTLNSGSKVDKGYIGHKAAKMMKRSKSIQQRQESAIAEKSKLLRNLENAESLKIAQLPYHKQQLVELEDLSIRYGDTTVCTGVSFTLEQGDRISLSGSNGSGKSSILKLICGQDIGYTGRFARDSQLAISYVSQDTSHLQGSLNDYARDRGIDESLFKAILRKLDFSRLQFEKDMSTYSGGQKKKVLIAASLSEQVHLHIWDEPLNFIDVISRMQIEELLLEYAPTILFVEHDQEFCTNIATKQVLLD, translated from the coding sequence ATGTCTTTAATTAATGTGAGCAATTTAACCTTTGCCTATCAGGGCACTTACGATAATATTTTTGAGAATGTGAGCTTTCAGCTGGATACGGATTGGAGGCTGGGCTTCACTGGACGCAACGGACGCGGCAAAACAACCTTTCTGAACCTGCTGCTCGGCAAATATGAATACAGCGGAACGATCTCCGCTAAGGTGGGCTTCGAGTATTTCCCTTATGCGGTTGCTGACCCCACGGCTCTTACCGTGGACGTCATGCAGGAGATTGACCCGGAGCTTGCGAACTGGAAGTTCATGCGGGAACTGTCTCTGCTGAAGGTGAGTGAGGATGCGCTGTACCGGCCGTTTGAATCGCTGTCGAACGGAGAACAGACGAAGGTGCTGCTGGCCGCTCTGTTTGCGCGCGAGAACCAGTTCCTGCTCATTGATGAGCCGACGAACCATCTGGATGTGAAGGGCCGCAAGCTAGTCAGCGATTACCTCCGCACCAAAAGCGGGTATATTCTGGTGTCACATGACCGGGCTTTTCTGGATAACTGCGTGGACCATATTCTGTCGATCAACAAGACCAATATTGAGATCCAGAAGGGCAACTTCAGCAGCTGGTGGGAGAACAAGTCCAGACAGGACCAGTTCGAGCTGGCACAGGATGAGAAGCTGCGGAAGGACATCAAGCGTCTGTCCGATTCGGCGAAACGGACCAGCGGCTGGTCGCATGAAGTCGAGAAAACCAAGAATGGCACACTGAACTCCGGATCAAAAGTGGATAAAGGCTATATCGGCCACAAGGCCGCCAAGATGATGAAGCGCTCCAAGTCCATTCAGCAGCGCCAGGAATCCGCCATCGCCGAGAAGTCGAAGCTGCTGCGCAATCTGGAGAACGCGGAGAGCCTGAAGATTGCACAGCTGCCTTATCATAAGCAGCAATTGGTGGAGCTGGAGGATCTGTCGATCCGCTACGGGGATACAACAGTATGCACCGGTGTTAGCTTCACTCTGGAACAAGGTGACCGCATCTCCCTCTCCGGCAGCAACGGCTCAGGCAAATCAAGCATTCTGAAGTTAATCTGCGGACAGGACATTGGCTATACCGGCCGCTTCGCAAGAGACAGCCAGCTGGCGATCTCTTATGTGTCCCAGGACACCTCGCACCTCCAGGGCAGCCTGAACGATTATGCCAGAGATCGGGGAATCGACGAGAGCCTGTTCAAGGCCATCCTGCGGAAGCTTGATTTCTCACGGCTGCAATTCGAGAAGGATATGTCCACGTACAGCGGCGGGCAGAAGAAAAAGGTGCTGATCGCCGCCAGCCTCAGCGAGCAGGTGCATCTGCACATCTGGGATGAGCCGCTGAATTTCATCGATGTCATCTCGCGGATGCAGATCGAGGAGCTGCTGCTGGAATATGCTCCAACCATCCTGTTTGTAGAGCACGACCAGGAGTTCTGTACGAATATTGCAACGAAGCAGGTTCTGCTTGACTAA
- a CDS encoding aldo/keto reductase, translating to MEYTKMGNTGLEVSRLCLGCMSFGDAKRWVHPWVLDEEQSRTMIRTALDLGINFFDTANVYSDGTSEEMLGRALKDMTTRDEVVVATKVFFPMRTGPNGGGLSRKAIMSEIDHSLKRLGTDYVDLYQIHRWDYTTPIEETMEALHDVVKAGKARYIGASAMYAWQFQKALHVADMNGWTRFVSMQNHLNLIYREEEREMLPLCKEEGIAVIPYSPLASGRLTRDWAESTLRSETDQVQRSKYDASADKDRLIVEQVAAIAAERGVPRIHVALAWLLQKQPVTAPIIGATKLSHITDAAGALSLQLTAEEIVRLEEHYVPHAIVGAL from the coding sequence ATGGAATATACAAAAATGGGCAATACCGGCCTTGAGGTCTCCAGACTGTGCCTGGGCTGTATGAGCTTTGGCGATGCCAAGCGCTGGGTGCACCCTTGGGTGCTGGACGAAGAGCAGAGCCGGACGATGATCCGTACCGCACTGGACTTGGGCATTAATTTCTTCGATACGGCCAATGTCTATTCTGACGGCACGAGTGAAGAAATGCTCGGACGGGCTCTGAAGGACATGACTACCAGGGATGAGGTGGTGGTTGCCACCAAAGTATTCTTCCCTATGCGAACTGGACCGAACGGCGGGGGATTGTCCCGCAAGGCGATTATGAGCGAGATCGACCACAGCCTGAAGCGGCTGGGCACCGATTACGTTGATCTGTACCAGATTCACCGCTGGGATTATACAACCCCGATAGAAGAAACGATGGAAGCCCTGCATGATGTGGTGAAGGCGGGAAAAGCCCGCTACATTGGCGCTTCTGCCATGTATGCCTGGCAGTTCCAGAAGGCGCTGCATGTGGCTGATATGAACGGCTGGACCCGGTTCGTCTCCATGCAGAATCATCTGAATCTCATCTATCGTGAAGAGGAACGTGAGATGCTGCCGCTCTGTAAGGAAGAGGGCATCGCGGTCATCCCCTACAGCCCGCTGGCTTCCGGCCGGCTAACCCGGGACTGGGCGGAATCTACGCTCCGCTCGGAAACGGATCAGGTACAGAGATCCAAATACGATGCTTCAGCCGATAAAGACCGCCTAATTGTTGAGCAGGTGGCTGCCATTGCGGCGGAGCGCGGAGTTCCGCGCATCCATGTTGCATTAGCCTGGCTGCTGCAGAAACAGCCGGTCACTGCGCCGATTATCGGGGCGACGAAGCTGTCGCATATTACCGATGCGGCGGGAGCGTTATCCCTTCAGCTGACAGCTGAAGAGATTGTCCGGCTGGAAGAGCATTACGTCCCGCATGCCATTGTTGGAGCGCTTTGA